The following are encoded in a window of Acidimicrobiales bacterium genomic DNA:
- the infB gene encoding translation initiation factor IF-2 — protein sequence MAAKIRVYELARELGLTNKETLDLCDALGIGVKSHSSSVVDAQADRVRRKAEREGLVRDEQPEEPSSKTKKAPAKKAPAKKARAEKAPATGAEGAPAVDESAAATSAADAPAADAPAAEAPSTEAASTEAASTEAASTEAASTDAAPASPAAEQPTDTSAEAPSRSESSGPAPGERKGLVTSSGSEHPPRPPKRTEPAAGSESPPPQPPPRQPEAPAASQRQAPEQPARERPAERPAERPAPDSPSPPAERGAPQAPAAKSPPTSPSGKPIPPPPGPPLSGSGKPIPPPPGLGGRGPAPGRRAGGPPTGARPGVRSSGPPAGGGPRGGVPGAGPGAGPGGRPGGGPPGGGPGGGPGGRPGGGRGGPGGQQRRPPRRKGRRRRSREELQPMDVPTYTPEDAAVPKGTVVIERSSTPQDLGPKLNRTAADVVRFLMQQGEMVTATQSLSDDMIELFAADVGADIRLVDPGEEQEVELLKMLEVDLLDDDEDDEDAPPRPPVVTVMGHVDHGKTLLLDRIRSANVVSGEAGGITQHIGAYQVERGGREITFIDTPGHEAFTAMRARGASATDIVILVVAADDGVMPQTIEAINHAKAAEVPIVVAVNKIDRDNADPNRVLQQLSEHGLVPEAWGGDTVVVEISALEELGIDDLLDNLLVVADLEELRATPEGRARGVVLESHLDVGRGPVATVLVQRGTLSVGEPLVAGASWGRVRALINDLGEHAKTAGPSSPVEVLGLSDVAKAGDIFVVAPDERKASKVAETREHWQRVASQGRDAHAMSGGARLEDVFSQIQAGEAANLNLIVKADVNGSLEALTESLKKLERDEVKLSFVHRGVGGISQGDIELAAASNATIIGFNVRPDRKARELADSEGVEIRTYEIIYKAIEEIESAMVGMLAPEYEEVVTGDAEVREIFRVPRIGAVAGCYVTNGVIRRGSKVRFLREGTVIWKGEISSLKRFKEDAREVATGYECGIGLSDFQDLKEGDIIETYEEREIPRS from the coding sequence TTGGCAGCAAAGATCCGTGTGTACGAGCTGGCACGAGAGCTCGGGCTGACCAACAAGGAGACGCTCGATCTCTGCGACGCGCTCGGCATCGGGGTGAAGAGCCACTCCTCCAGCGTGGTGGATGCACAGGCCGATCGGGTTCGACGCAAGGCCGAACGCGAAGGCCTCGTCCGCGACGAGCAGCCGGAGGAGCCGTCCTCCAAGACCAAGAAGGCACCCGCCAAGAAGGCGCCCGCCAAGAAGGCCCGGGCGGAGAAGGCTCCGGCCACAGGCGCCGAGGGTGCCCCCGCGGTGGACGAGTCCGCCGCCGCCACCTCGGCGGCCGATGCTCCAGCAGCCGACGCTCCGGCAGCCGAGGCCCCTTCCACCGAGGCCGCTTCCACCGAGGCCGCTTCCACCGAGGCCGCTTCCACCGAGGCCGCTTCCACCGACGCGGCTCCGGCATCGCCGGCCGCCGAGCAACCCACCGACACCTCCGCCGAGGCGCCGAGCCGGTCCGAGTCGTCCGGTCCCGCGCCCGGCGAGCGCAAGGGGCTGGTGACCTCCAGCGGCAGCGAGCATCCCCCGCGCCCACCCAAGCGCACCGAACCGGCCGCCGGCAGCGAGTCCCCACCGCCTCAGCCCCCACCCCGACAGCCGGAGGCGCCCGCGGCGTCGCAGCGCCAGGCCCCCGAGCAGCCGGCCCGGGAACGACCAGCTGAGCGACCCGCTGAGCGACCCGCGCCCGACTCCCCGTCGCCGCCGGCCGAACGTGGGGCCCCGCAAGCACCTGCGGCCAAGTCGCCCCCGACCTCGCCATCGGGGAAGCCCATTCCCCCCCCACCCGGTCCCCCGTTGTCGGGATCGGGCAAGCCCATCCCACCCCCACCCGGTCTGGGCGGCCGTGGCCCTGCGCCGGGGCGTCGCGCCGGTGGCCCGCCCACGGGTGCGCGTCCCGGCGTCCGCTCCAGTGGACCTCCCGCTGGTGGCGGTCCGCGTGGGGGCGTCCCGGGTGCGGGTCCAGGCGCCGGTCCCGGTGGCCGTCCCGGTGGCGGTCCTCCCGGTGGCGGTCCTGGTGGTGGCCCTGGTGGCCGTCCAGGTGGGGGGCGTGGCGGTCCCGGTGGCCAGCAACGTCGCCCGCCGCGCCGCAAGGGGCGTCGTCGTCGTTCACGCGAAGAGCTGCAGCCGATGGACGTGCCCACCTACACGCCCGAAGATGCTGCGGTTCCCAAGGGAACGGTGGTGATCGAACGATCCTCCACCCCACAGGACCTCGGCCCCAAGCTGAACCGCACCGCAGCCGACGTCGTGCGCTTCCTCATGCAGCAGGGCGAGATGGTCACCGCCACCCAGTCGCTCTCCGACGACATGATCGAGCTGTTCGCCGCCGACGTCGGCGCCGACATCCGTCTGGTCGATCCCGGCGAGGAGCAAGAGGTCGAGCTGCTCAAGATGCTCGAGGTCGATCTGCTCGACGACGACGAGGATGACGAGGACGCCCCACCGCGCCCGCCGGTCGTCACCGTCATGGGACACGTCGATCACGGCAAGACCCTGCTGCTCGATCGCATCCGCAGCGCCAACGTCGTGTCGGGCGAGGCCGGAGGCATCACCCAGCACATCGGGGCGTACCAGGTCGAGCGCGGCGGACGCGAGATCACCTTCATCGACACACCTGGTCACGAGGCCTTCACCGCGATGCGTGCCCGAGGAGCCTCGGCCACCGACATCGTGATCCTGGTGGTGGCGGCCGACGACGGCGTCATGCCCCAGACCATCGAGGCCATCAACCACGCCAAGGCGGCAGAGGTCCCCATCGTCGTGGCGGTCAACAAGATCGACCGCGACAACGCAGACCCCAACCGTGTCCTCCAGCAGCTCTCCGAGCACGGGCTGGTCCCCGAGGCCTGGGGTGGCGACACGGTGGTCGTCGAGATCTCGGCGCTGGAGGAGCTCGGCATCGACGATCTGCTCGACAACCTGCTGGTCGTCGCCGACCTCGAAGAGCTGCGGGCCACGCCCGAGGGGAGGGCCCGGGGCGTCGTCCTCGAGTCCCACCTCGACGTCGGCCGCGGGCCGGTGGCGACGGTGCTGGTCCAACGCGGCACGCTGTCAGTCGGTGAGCCACTCGTCGCCGGCGCGTCCTGGGGTCGGGTCCGTGCGCTGATCAACGACCTCGGCGAGCACGCCAAGACCGCCGGACCGTCCAGCCCCGTCGAGGTGCTCGGCCTGTCCGACGTCGCCAAGGCCGGCGACATCTTCGTCGTCGCCCCCGACGAGCGCAAGGCCTCCAAGGTCGCCGAGACTCGCGAGCACTGGCAGCGGGTGGCGAGCCAAGGCCGCGATGCCCACGCGATGTCGGGAGGTGCCCGTCTCGAGGACGTCTTCAGCCAGATCCAGGCCGGCGAGGCCGCCAACCTGAACCTCATCGTGAAGGCCGACGTCAACGGTTCGCTCGAAGCGCTGACCGAGAGCCTCAAGAAGCTCGAACGCGACGAGGTCAAGCTCTCGTTCGTGCATCGCGGTGTCGGTGGCATCAGCCAGGGCGACATCGAGCTGGCGGCCGCCTCCAACGCCACCATCATCGGCTTCAACGTCCGGCCCGACCGCAAGGCCCGCGAGCTCGCCGACTCCGAGGGCGTCGAGATCCGCACCTACGAGATCATCTACAAGGCGATCGAAGAGATCGAGAGCGCCATGGTCGGAATGCTGGCGCCCGAGTACGAAGAGGTCGTCACCGGCGATGCCGAGGTGCGCGAGATCTTCCGGGTGCCCCGGATCGGCGCTGTCGCCGGCTGCTATGTCACCAACGGTGTGATCAGGCGTGGTTCCAAGGTCCGGTTCCTGCGTGAGGGCACCGTCATCTGGAAGGGCGAGATCAGCTCCCTCAAGCGGTTCAAGGAGGACGCGCGGGAGGTCGCTACCGGCTACGAGTGCGGCATCGGCCTCTCCGACTTCCAGGACCTCAAGGAGGGGGACATCATCGAGACCTACGAGGAGCGGGAGATCCCCCGATCCTGA